In one window of Flavobacterium ginsengisoli DNA:
- a CDS encoding sensor histidine kinase has product MTCLSFYSNFIPVAYDLYEWRWYKLLLSNDYKLYDYSIFAVMTITKIYQNFFLRNLLVNALVYLVILACVYDEIKLDGHSWSYILSKIAVGYFPCIVWITIFNICIIKPFLFHKKFKIFFTLLAVYWTGFYFFMNWFFPLVGLGNFKTLQILSLIINGSFFYFLHIVITKKMSQADKDIMNFKSELSFLKQQLNPHFLLNAMNNLYGEALAEPDKVPDRILNLSDMLRYQIEASKKDFVLMEEEIAFIKKYIEYYTFRNERLAVKQNIEGVHDQIEIPPLFFLPLVENAVKFSAETPEPFINLDLKVRCQGVIFTLKNNYLDSGSRLSSTGIGIENLKRRLEVYGLKHNLSCKKEKNMFTVKLTIWHLPTAV; this is encoded by the coding sequence TTGACATGTCTCTCTTTTTATAGCAATTTTATACCAGTGGCGTATGATTTATACGAATGGCGTTGGTATAAATTATTGCTTTCAAATGATTATAAACTATACGATTATAGTATTTTTGCCGTTATGACAATTACAAAAATCTATCAAAACTTTTTTCTGCGAAATCTTCTCGTAAATGCACTTGTCTACTTAGTCATTCTGGCCTGCGTTTACGACGAAATAAAACTAGACGGACACAGCTGGTCGTATATTCTGAGCAAAATAGCTGTAGGTTATTTTCCGTGTATTGTTTGGATTACGATTTTCAATATTTGCATCATAAAGCCTTTTCTGTTTCATAAAAAGTTTAAAATCTTCTTTACGCTTCTTGCCGTTTATTGGACTGGTTTTTACTTTTTTATGAATTGGTTTTTCCCACTTGTCGGATTAGGAAATTTTAAGACACTTCAAATTTTATCGCTTATTATAAACGGTTCTTTCTTTTATTTTCTTCATATTGTGATTACCAAAAAAATGAGTCAGGCCGATAAAGACATTATGAATTTTAAGTCTGAACTTTCGTTTTTAAAACAGCAATTGAATCCGCATTTTTTATTGAATGCAATGAATAATCTTTACGGAGAAGCCCTTGCAGAACCCGATAAAGTTCCAGACAGAATCCTGAATCTTTCAGACATGCTGCGCTATCAAATTGAAGCTTCTAAAAAAGATTTTGTTTTAATGGAAGAAGAAATCGCTTTCATAAAAAAATATATCGAATACTATACCTTTAGAAACGAAAGGCTCGCTGTAAAACAAAACATTGAAGGTGTGCACGATCAAATCGAGATTCCGCCTTTGTTCTTTCTGCCTTTGGTAGAAAACGCAGTGAAGTTTTCTGCCGAAACTCCAGAACCGTTTATTAATCTGGATTTGAAAGTGCGATGCCAAGGCGTGATTTTTACATTGAAAAACAATTATCTCGATTCGGGTTCGCGACTTTCGAGCACCGGAATCGGAATTGAAAATCTAAAAAGACGTTTGGAAGTTTACGGCCTAAAACACAATTTGAGCTGTAAAAAAGAGAAAAATATGTTTACCGTAAAACTAACCATATGGCACTTACCTACCGCTGTCTAA
- a CDS encoding LytR/AlgR family response regulator transcription factor, with protein MALTYRCLIIDDESPAHKALISHISKFDELEHSGSAFNGMEAIKLLNENQYDIIFLDINMPVISGVELMELQPNRPITIVTTAYSDFALSAYQNDAIDYLLKPISFDKFSKAIEKAKTYHSGNNLKKESDDDEKVLSYRSNGQIIETPLSDILYIESLGNYMKLYNCKLKSPIVIYGSLASISAEIDCAHFLQVHRSYIVNTTKITAVTAKNLTMSNGDIIPVGRKYQILLNNLPIR; from the coding sequence ATGGCACTTACCTACCGCTGTCTAATAATTGATGACGAATCGCCGGCGCACAAAGCCTTGATTTCGCACATTTCTAAATTTGACGAACTGGAACATTCTGGAAGCGCTTTTAATGGTATGGAAGCCATAAAACTGCTCAACGAAAACCAATACGATATTATTTTTCTAGACATTAATATGCCTGTAATTTCGGGTGTAGAATTAATGGAACTGCAACCCAATCGTCCGATTACGATTGTAACAACGGCTTATTCAGATTTTGCCCTTTCGGCTTACCAAAACGATGCGATTGATTATTTACTAAAACCTATTTCGTTTGATAAATTCTCAAAAGCAATAGAAAAAGCCAAAACATATCATTCTGGAAATAATCTAAAAAAAGAAAGCGACGACGACGAAAAAGTCCTTTCTTACCGCTCTAACGGGCAAATAATTGAAACGCCTCTTTCTGATATTTTATACATCGAAAGTCTCGGCAATTACATGAAATTGTACAACTGTAAACTAAAATCTCCAATTGTCATTTACGGTTCGCTTGCGAGTATAAGTGCCGAAATTGATTGTGCGCATTTTCTGCAAGTTCACCGATCTTATATTGTAAATACCACTAAAATTACTGCTGTAACTGCCAAAAATCTTACAATGTCAAATGGTGATATTATTCCTGTCGGAAGGAAATATCAGATTCTGCTAAATAATCTTCCAATTAGATAA
- a CDS encoding helix-turn-helix domain-containing protein, with translation MSTATKPKHIGRNISRIRELRDMKQEALAIALGMSQQYVSTLEGTENIDDEKLNKIAQALGVSVETIKNFSDEAVFNIIGNTVTNHDNSALFQFHPTFNPIDKLIESYDENRKLYERLLESEKEKISYLEKLLKEK, from the coding sequence ATGAGCACAGCAACAAAACCAAAACATATAGGCAGAAACATTAGCCGAATTAGAGAACTTAGAGACATGAAGCAAGAAGCACTTGCTATTGCTCTTGGCATGAGCCAACAATATGTCTCTACTCTTGAAGGAACCGAAAATATAGATGACGAAAAGCTAAATAAAATTGCTCAAGCTTTAGGAGTTTCTGTAGAAACTATTAAGAATTTTAGTGATGAAGCCGTTTTTAATATTATTGGTAACACAGTGACTAATCATGATAATTCTGCTTTATTTCAATTTCACCCAACATTTAATCCAATCGATAAGTTGATTGAATCTTATGATGAAAATAGGAAACTTTATGAGCGTTTATTAGAATCTGAAAAAGAGAAGATTTCTTATTTGGAAAAGTTGCTTAAAGAGAAATAA